The following are encoded together in the Desulfococcus multivorans genome:
- the divK gene encoding DVU0259 family response regulator domain-containing protein, translating to MAKKILVIDDDPVVVKYLVSLLEDNGYETCTAKDGLEAMEVLKAERPDLITLDLEMPEEWGTRFYRKFKKDEALKDTPVLIISGMPSRHLSVRDAVGYLAKPFDPDKVLELVKKAVE from the coding sequence ATGGCAAAGAAAATTCTGGTGATCGATGATGATCCGGTGGTGGTGAAATACCTGGTCAGCCTGCTGGAGGACAACGGATACGAGACCTGTACGGCCAAGGACGGGCTGGAGGCCATGGAGGTTCTCAAGGCCGAGCGGCCGGACCTCATCACCCTGGATCTTGAAATGCCCGAGGAGTGGGGGACACGGTTCTACCGGAAATTCAAGAAGGACGAAGCGCTCAAGGATACGCCCGTACTGATTATCAGCGGCATGCCTTCACGACATCTGTCCGTTCGGGACGCTGTGGGATATTTGGCAAAGCCTTTTGATCCGGATAAGGTACTGGAACTCGTTAAAAAAGCCGTCGAATAA
- a CDS encoding MFS transporter — translation MCLQDLNPDEAIPMTSTPKNKEPIPQSQFGLLRIRRFAPFFWTQFFGAFNDNVFKNALIILIAYQGSRMLEIDTNILINLSAGLFILPFFLFSATAGQFSDKYEKAMMIRRIKLMEIVIMGFAAAAFYFENMIALMLLLFFMGAQSAFFGPVKYSIIPQHLAPEELVGGNAMVGMGTFVSILLGTITGGVLVQLENGTIWIGLTVCVVAIAGWGVSRLIPRAEALSPSITIRINPLTQTWKTIGYARRTHSVFLSILGISWFWFLGSAYLTQIPNFTRFVLRSDESVVTLLLTMFSIGIGAGSLLCEKLSGQKVELGLVPLGSLGLSLFGIDLFLAYDPPEVSQLMDITRFISTPGSPRVLCDLVLIGISGGLYIVPLNAFVQLRTEPGYRARVIAANNILNAFFMVLSTGIGILFLGILKLSIPHFFLIVALGNILVAAYIYSVVPEFTMRFLIWILTHTLYRVRHEGLSRVPDEGAALLVCNHVSYVDGLLIAGTLRRPVRFVVFEPIYRLPVLHFVFRTGKAIPITSENIDPQTFHQAFETIDQALADGELVCIFPEGKLTTDGNIQQFRPGVETILNRRPVPVIPMALRGLWGSFFSHKGGPAMTRRPRRLRSKVEIVCAPPMPPEQATAEALREAVAALRGNHP, via the coding sequence ATGTGTCTTCAAGACCTGAACCCCGATGAAGCGATACCCATGACATCGACCCCGAAAAACAAGGAACCTATCCCGCAAAGCCAGTTCGGGCTGCTCAGGATTCGACGTTTCGCGCCCTTTTTCTGGACCCAGTTTTTCGGAGCGTTCAACGACAACGTATTCAAAAACGCCCTCATCATCCTGATCGCATACCAGGGCTCCCGAATGCTGGAGATCGATACCAACATTCTGATCAACCTGTCGGCAGGTCTCTTCATTCTGCCGTTTTTCCTGTTTTCCGCCACGGCCGGCCAGTTTTCGGATAAATATGAAAAAGCCATGATGATCCGGCGAATCAAATTGATGGAAATCGTCATCATGGGATTTGCCGCCGCCGCCTTTTATTTTGAAAACATGATCGCCCTCATGCTTCTGCTTTTCTTCATGGGAGCCCAGTCGGCCTTTTTCGGCCCCGTCAAATACAGCATCATCCCTCAGCACCTCGCCCCCGAAGAGCTCGTCGGCGGCAACGCCATGGTCGGCATGGGCACCTTTGTCTCCATCCTGCTCGGCACCATTACCGGGGGAGTACTCGTTCAACTCGAAAACGGTACGATCTGGATCGGCCTTACAGTCTGCGTCGTTGCAATTGCCGGATGGGGCGTCTCACGCCTCATTCCCAGGGCAGAAGCCCTCTCCCCTTCGATCACGATTCGCATAAACCCCCTGACCCAGACGTGGAAAACCATCGGCTATGCCCGTCGAACCCATTCGGTGTTTCTCTCCATATTGGGAATCTCGTGGTTCTGGTTCCTGGGATCGGCTTACCTGACCCAGATCCCCAACTTCACCCGGTTCGTTCTCAGGAGCGATGAAAGCGTGGTTACCCTTCTTCTGACCATGTTTTCCATCGGCATCGGCGCGGGCTCCCTGCTGTGCGAAAAACTTTCGGGCCAAAAAGTGGAATTGGGCCTGGTCCCTCTGGGCTCCCTGGGATTGAGTCTCTTCGGCATCGACCTGTTCCTGGCCTACGATCCGCCGGAGGTGTCCCAATTGATGGACATCACCCGCTTCATATCCACCCCCGGCAGCCCTCGTGTACTGTGCGATCTCGTGCTTATCGGCATATCCGGGGGATTGTACATTGTCCCTCTGAACGCCTTTGTTCAATTGCGAACAGAGCCCGGCTACCGCGCCAGGGTCATCGCTGCCAACAACATCCTGAACGCCTTTTTCATGGTGCTTTCAACAGGGATCGGCATCCTTTTTCTCGGAATCCTGAAACTATCCATCCCACATTTCTTTCTGATCGTCGCCCTGGGCAACATCCTGGTGGCCGCCTACATCTACTCCGTGGTTCCGGAATTCACCATGCGTTTTCTGATCTGGATCCTGACGCATACCCTTTACCGAGTGCGACACGAGGGGCTTTCCCGCGTTCCGGATGAAGGCGCCGCCCTTCTGGTCTGCAACCACGTCAGCTATGTCGACGGGCTGCTCATAGCCGGAACCTTGCGACGCCCTGTCCGTTTCGTGGTTTTCGAACCCATATACCGCCTTCCCGTGCTCCATTTTGTGTTTCGCACCGGAAAGGCCATTCCGATTACCTCCGAAAATATCGATCCCCAGACCTTTCACCAGGCGTTCGAAACCATTGATCAGGCCTTGGCCGACGGGGAACTGGTCTGTATCTTTCCTGAAGGGAAACTGACGACTGACGGCAACATTCAGCAATTCCGTCCCGGCGTGGAAACAATCCTCAATCGCAGGCCGGTCCCTGTAATTCCCATGGCCTTGAGAGGGTTATGGGGCAGCTTTTTCAGCCATAAAGGGGGTCCGGCCATGACGCGGCGACCCAGACGATTGCGGTCGAAGGTCGAAATCGTCTGCGCCCCGCCGATGCCTCC